The genomic window GTCAAATGAGCCTTTAAATACCATTGATAACAACGACAGCAATTGTCCATCAAACTCAGCCGAAAGCGGTTTCAATCTCTCTGTCTGCTTGGCGACAGCAAGGGGGATATTGCCCAATGCTATGTTCATTACGGAGAACCAGACAGCCAGCCTGATAATTCTGCCGTTTACGAAAGCCTTGCCCATTATCCTTACCGATAGAAATACAATAACCAGCGCCGCAAAAATACTGAACAGCGAGGTCCCCTTACCCAAGCCGAGGAAGATAATCTCGATGATGCCGGCTAAGCATGAAAGTATGATGTATTTCGCTAACATAATTTGCCTTTATCTGCAGAATCTATTGTAAATTTAATCATATTCAAATGTTCTTCTCTATACTAAATTCGGCTTTTATATAACCGATTTCTTTATCTGCCCAGTTTTTAATTGTCTTAATGTGAAAATTTGATAGCTTCTCAAGTTCGCCGCCGGTTATTATCCCAAGCTGTCTTAGTATCTCTACGCTGAATGGATATAAAGCGCGAGTGGCGCCATCGGCAATCTTTACCGTCATGCCCCAACCTCTTTCGGCAAAACCTATGCAGTGAAGTCCCTCGGCGCCGGCTTTGGCTATCATCTTTTCCTTGCAATGCTTCATCAGTTCCGTATCATAACGCATATCGCCGGCGACAATATTGGGATAATCCATCATAGCCCGATATATTGTCGAATATATCTTAGCCTTAGTAGATGGCACGGAATGCGGCGAGATGAAGCGGGCGAATCCATAAGCCATATTATACAACGGCATAGCATGTACCGGTGCCGAACAACCGTCAATGCCGATACCGATATCCTCTTCGGGATAATCGCAAATATAAGATATGGCTTCGGTAATCAACTTTTGAACCGGATGAGAAGGATTCAAGTAATCATCAATAGGTAAATTCTTAAATACGCATAATGCCAGCATACCCGCATGCTTGCCCGAGCAGTTATGTTGAAGGGCTGTAAACTTTTCGTCAGGCTCCGGCGTTAGATTTTTCGCCGCGTAGAAATGAGGTATATGAGTTCCGCATTGAAGGTGTTCCGGTTTTAAGCCGATTTTATCGAGTATCCCGCTGATAATCTCCACATGCTCGGGTTCGCCCGAATGAGAGCTCGAAATTATGGCGATTTCTTTAGTTGATAATTTGAACCGGTGTGCTGCTCCAGACTCGATAAGCGGTATGGTTTGAAATGGTTTGGCGGATGAACGCATATATGTTATCAACTGAGGGTTGCCGAACTGATAAATAATCTTGCCCTCGGAGTTAACAACAACAAAATGCCCCGAATGGATTGATTCAACAACATCGCCCCGATAAATATTTACTGCATTCGGTGACAATTAAATTTCCTGTTCCTTCAAAATTTCGGGTATATCCATAAATGTTTTTGCATGATGAGCGCCGGCTTCCTTTAAAGCCGCCACCTTGCTTTTGGCAGTACCAACATTGCCCTCGACAATAGCGCCGGCATGACCCATCCGCTTGCCCGGAGGCGCCGACAATCCGCCTATCATGAACAGTACCGGTTTAGACATAGCGGCAATTTGCTTGGTCGCTTTTTCCTCATAAACGCCGCCAATCTCGCCGACCATCACAACCGCTTTCGTGTCATCGTCTTTATCGAAAATTTGCAGGATTTCATCGAAGGTAGAACCAAGCACCGGGTCGCCGCCAAGCCCGACACAGGTGGTTTCACCATAGCCGGTGCGAGTGAGTGTATCAGCTACATAATAAGTTAGTGAACCGGAACGCGAAACGGTGCCGATTTTGCCAGCCGTAAAAGCGATATCCGGGATGATACCGACATTAGCCTGCCCCGGTGTGATAATGCCGGCGGTGTTGCCGCCTATCACGGTTGTGCCGTGTTCCAAAGCCGCCTTGCGGACATACATCATATCAGCTATCGGGATATGTTCCGGCACCACCACCACAAAGGGGATGCTGGCATAGATAGATTCCAAAGCCGCGCCTTTGGCATATTTCGCCGGTAGAAATATTACCGAGACATTGGCGCCGGTTTCAGCCGCGCATTCCTCGACTGTGTCGAATACCGGGATACTGTCGACGCTCTGGCCGCCTTTGCCCGGCGAGGTGCCGCCGACTATGTTGGTGCCGTAGGCTTTCATACGCTTGGCATGAAATGAACCGCCGGCGCCGGTTATACCCTGCACGAGCACCTTGGAGTTTTTATCTATTAATATTGCCATTAGTTTTTTACCTCGTCTATTTACTTTAAATAACTAACATTCATTTTTATAAATTAAAATCTGACTCTTCATATTTATTTCAGCTTATGCCTCTTTCGCAAGTTGGACTGCGCGTTTAGCGATATTTTCAATTGGCTCCTCGATGCCATGGAATTCAATTTTGGCAAACAGCTCCGGCGATTCTTTCTTCGCCTCCTCGAACAGCCGTACGCCTTCCTCCCACATATTGCCGGTCATTCGCATGACTATCGGTTTGGAAAGGCCATGCTCTTTGAGGAATATAATCACGCCCTTGGCGAAATCATCGCAGCGGGATATGCCGCCGAAACGGGCGCCGAAAATCGCTTTAACGTTTGGATTCTCATCTAAAAGCACCAGCATCTTGGCGATGCGTTCGGGCGAGGGACCGCCGCCG from Candidatus Zixiibacteriota bacterium includes these protein-coding regions:
- the sucD gene encoding succinate--CoA ligase subunit alpha translates to MAILIDKNSKVLVQGITGAGGSFHAKRMKAYGTNIVGGTSPGKGGQSVDSIPVFDTVEECAAETGANVSVIFLPAKYAKGAALESIYASIPFVVVVPEHIPIADMMYVRKAALEHGTTVIGGNTAGIITPGQANVGIIPDIAFTAGKIGTVSRSGSLTYYVADTLTRTGYGETTCVGLGGDPVLGSTFDEILQIFDKDDDTKAVVMVGEIGGVYEEKATKQIAAMSKPVLFMIGGLSAPPGKRMGHAGAIVEGNVGTAKSKVAALKEAGAHHAKTFMDIPEILKEQEI
- a CDS encoding asparaginase: MSPNAVNIYRGDVVESIHSGHFVVVNSEGKIIYQFGNPQLITYMRSSAKPFQTIPLIESGAAHRFKLSTKEIAIISSSHSGEPEHVEIISGILDKIGLKPEHLQCGTHIPHFYAAKNLTPEPDEKFTALQHNCSGKHAGMLALCVFKNLPIDDYLNPSHPVQKLITEAISYICDYPEEDIGIGIDGCSAPVHAMPLYNMAYGFARFISPHSVPSTKAKIYSTIYRAMMDYPNIVAGDMRYDTELMKHCKEKMIAKAGAEGLHCIGFAERGWGMTVKIADGATRALYPFSVEILRQLGIITGGELEKLSNFHIKTIKNWADKEIGYIKAEFSIEKNI